A single genomic interval of Nonomuraea rubra harbors:
- a CDS encoding TetR/AcrR family transcriptional regulator, which translates to MRRVNDIDGGTGRAAPRKRADARRNERTLLDAAAAVFVTSGVEAPIRDIAARAGVGVATIYRHFPTRADLIIAVYRHQIEACVEAGPVLLESSPSPHAALGRWINLFVDFLVTKHGLAAVLQSDEAGFHQLHAYFLDRLLPVCARLVAAAAAAGEIRQDLEAYELMRGVGNLCIGAESDPRYDARRLVGLLIDGLRVPR; encoded by the coding sequence ATGCGGCGCGTGAACGACATCGACGGCGGCACGGGGCGGGCGGCCCCGCGCAAGCGGGCGGACGCCAGGCGCAACGAGCGGACGCTGCTCGACGCCGCCGCGGCCGTCTTCGTGACCTCGGGCGTCGAGGCGCCGATCCGCGACATCGCGGCCAGGGCGGGGGTCGGGGTGGCCACGATCTACCGGCACTTCCCGACCCGGGCGGACCTCATCATCGCCGTCTACCGGCACCAGATCGAGGCCTGCGTCGAGGCCGGGCCCGTCCTGCTGGAGAGCAGCCCGAGCCCGCACGCGGCGCTGGGCCGGTGGATCAACCTGTTCGTCGACTTCCTGGTCACCAAGCACGGGCTCGCCGCCGTGCTGCAGTCGGACGAGGCCGGGTTCCACCAGTTGCACGCCTACTTCCTCGACCGGCTGCTGCCCGTGTGCGCCCGGCTGGTCGCGGCCGCGGCCGCCGCCGGCGAGATCCGCCAGGACCTGGAGGCGTACGAGCTCATGCGCGGCGTCGGAAACCTGTGCATCGGCGCGGAGAGCGACCCCCGCTACGACGCTCGGCGCCTGGTGGGGCTGCTCATCGACGGCCTGCGGGTACCCCGCTAA
- a CDS encoding aldo/keto reductase, with protein MQYRTLGRTGVQVSSLALGAMNFGAIGRTTQDEATAIVDAALEAGINLIDTADMYGAGESEELVGKAIAGRRDDLVLATKAGMPMGEERNHRGGSRRWLVTELDNSLRRLGVDHVDLYQLHRWDPATSDEETLSALTDLRRAGKIRYFGSSTFPAYRIVQAQWAAREHHLGRYVTEQPSYSILQRGIEAHVLPVTEEYGLGVLAWSPLASGWLTGAVREGKEITTHRSAFMPERFDLSIPLNRVRLDAVERLAEVADAAGLTMIQLALGFVTAHPAVTSAIIGPRTLDHLHSQLAAADTVLPADVLDAIDEIVAPGVDLAPHEKHDTPPALLDPALRRR; from the coding sequence ATGCAGTACCGCACCCTGGGCCGTACCGGCGTCCAGGTCAGCTCGCTCGCGCTCGGCGCGATGAACTTCGGCGCCATCGGGCGCACCACCCAGGACGAGGCCACCGCCATCGTGGACGCCGCGCTCGAAGCCGGGATCAACCTCATCGACACCGCCGACATGTACGGCGCCGGCGAGTCGGAGGAACTGGTCGGCAAGGCCATCGCCGGCCGCCGCGACGACCTCGTGCTGGCCACGAAGGCCGGCATGCCGATGGGTGAGGAGCGCAACCACCGGGGCGGCTCGCGCCGCTGGCTGGTCACCGAGCTGGACAACAGCCTGCGCCGCCTCGGCGTCGACCACGTGGACCTCTACCAGCTCCACCGCTGGGATCCGGCGACCTCCGACGAGGAGACCCTGTCGGCGCTGACCGACCTGCGGCGCGCGGGCAAGATCCGCTACTTCGGCTCCTCGACCTTCCCCGCCTACCGCATCGTGCAGGCCCAGTGGGCCGCCCGGGAACACCACCTCGGCCGGTACGTCACCGAGCAGCCCAGCTACTCCATCCTGCAACGCGGGATCGAGGCCCACGTCCTGCCCGTCACCGAGGAGTACGGCCTCGGCGTGCTGGCGTGGAGCCCGCTGGCCTCGGGCTGGCTGACCGGCGCCGTCCGCGAGGGCAAGGAGATCACCACCCACCGCTCGGCGTTCATGCCCGAGCGCTTCGACCTGTCCATCCCGCTCAACCGCGTCAGGCTCGACGCGGTCGAACGGCTGGCCGAGGTCGCCGACGCGGCCGGGCTGACCATGATCCAGCTCGCGCTCGGCTTCGTCACCGCCCACCCGGCCGTGACCAGCGCCATCATCGGCCCCCGCACCCTGGACCACCTGCACTCACAGCTCGCCGCCGCCGACACCGTGCTGCCCGCCGACGTGCTCGACGCCATCGACGAGATCGTCGCGCCCGGCGTCGACCTGGCCCCGCACGAGAAGCACGACACCCCGCCCGCCCTGCTCGACCCCGCGCTGCGCCGCCGCTGA
- a CDS encoding LLM class flavin-dependent oxidoreductase has product MPHDPRPSFGIMTAPSQVDYQDVLRVWREADTIPEIEHAWLFDHLMPIHGDPDGPTHEGWTLLSALAAQTRRLRVGVLVTSNRFRPPAMLAKIAATVDIVSGGRLDFGIGAGSRPGHPLARREYDAHGLPYHDAAHAVSSLAEACTVIRRLWTETEPFDFQGDHVRVTGAFCNPKPVQRPHPPIVIGGRAASTLRVAAEHADIWNVPGGGLDDVVRRSAMLDRYCAELGRDPASIVRSIHVPVSYEQPERTRDAIAESLDAGFRHLVLGLPGPFPEGVARWVAGELIARS; this is encoded by the coding sequence ATGCCGCACGACCCCCGCCCCAGCTTCGGCATCATGACCGCCCCCTCGCAGGTCGACTACCAGGACGTCCTGCGGGTCTGGCGCGAGGCCGACACGATCCCCGAGATCGAGCACGCGTGGCTGTTCGATCACCTCATGCCCATCCACGGCGACCCGGACGGCCCCACCCACGAGGGCTGGACGCTGCTCTCGGCCCTGGCCGCGCAGACCCGCCGGCTGCGCGTCGGCGTGCTCGTGACCAGCAACCGCTTCCGCCCGCCCGCCATGCTCGCCAAGATCGCCGCGACCGTCGACATCGTCTCCGGCGGGCGGCTCGACTTCGGCATCGGCGCCGGCTCCCGCCCCGGCCACCCGCTGGCCCGCCGCGAGTACGACGCGCACGGCCTGCCGTACCACGACGCCGCCCACGCCGTGAGCAGCCTCGCCGAGGCCTGCACGGTGATCAGGAGGTTGTGGACCGAGACCGAGCCGTTCGACTTCCAGGGCGACCACGTGCGGGTCACCGGGGCGTTCTGCAATCCCAAGCCCGTCCAGCGCCCGCATCCGCCGATCGTCATCGGCGGGCGCGCCGCCTCCACGCTGCGCGTGGCCGCCGAGCACGCCGACATCTGGAACGTTCCGGGCGGCGGCCTCGACGACGTCGTGCGCCGCAGCGCGATGCTCGACCGCTACTGCGCCGAGCTGGGCAGGGACCCCGCCTCGATCGTCCGCTCGATCCACGTGCCGGTCTCGTACGAGCAGCCCGAACGCACCAGGGACGCCATCGCCGAGTCGCTCGACGCCGGCTTCCGGCACCTCGTGCTCGGGTTGCCCGGCCCGTTCCCCGAGGGCGTCGCGCGGTGGGTGGCCGGCGAGCTCATCGCCAGGTCATGA